The window AGATGGCGATGAGCCATAGAAACAGAGCGGTTGGCACTGATATGGCGAACCAAACGTCGCCCACGGCGAAGGACTCTTGGACACCAAGAAAGTCGGGCGGGAGATGTTTTTTGGCCATTTTTCCGAGGGCGAGAAAACCAGCACAGGTATAGGCCGCCGGACCGACTGAAACATACATGCCAGGTCGAACCGAGGCCGGGGGCATCGAGCCGTGGATGAGTCTCGTCAGATAGACTGTGTAGATGAAGAAAGCAAGGATCCAACCTAATCCCTGaccggcgatgccggcgacaATGAGGTGGATGCCAACATGCTGCGTCTGAGACCTAGCAATGGCAGCGGAGAGGACGCCGGTCATGAGCAGCGGATACGCCGGCAAGATCCATGATGGCATAGCGTCGGTGAGTGTTAACCTCTCGTCGTGGAAGATGACGTGGTATTGAAAGATGGCGACAAGAGTTGCGGACGTGAGGTAGGTCCAGAACAAAATGGCCAGGACGTGAACGAGCCAGGGCCCTGTTCGCGGAACcccgtacacctgcatgccGTAGATGATGAGAGCGATGGATACCCATACACTGCCGAAGAAGAAGCTTTCGCTCGGATGGTGCAGGCTAGTGATGAATGCCCTCGGTTTTCGAACGAagcgggcgacgacgagggcgaaaaAGGTGCagaagaggacgaggttgAGCAGGTAAAAGGCGGTGCCAATGGCAACAAGCCCCCTGAACGTGTATGGCTGCTCCGAGAGGAGCATAGCCATCACGCCCGTACTCATGCAGACGGAAAACCAACCCCATGTGATGCGAAGCGAGCGCTGGGAGAAAGAGAGTCTTGGATCTCGACCATGAAGCCCAAAACTGGGATGGGTGGGCGCGGAAGGGTATTGTCGGGTGTGGGCATCCGGTATTCCAGCCTCGATGTCGTGCTCGATGGTATCGCCACTTATTTTAGTTTTTTGCCCTCCTGCTGTCATTGAAACCAAGTGTTGCTCCTGCGTGTTGACTGGTGCGCGACTCATGGTAGCAGCTTGTAGATGCGGCATCTTGCTCAGGATGGCGGCTGATGCCAACTGAAAACATGTTGAACTTGGATCAATGTGGAATCCAGGCCAAATGATCCTTTTATGAGCGAGCGATGCCGAGAAGAGAGCCAGATTTTCATCGCCATGAGCAACTGTAGCCTTCTACTTCCGGTGAGGAAGTTGAAAATTGGATCCCACCTGATCGGGGCCAGCCAGCATGCGTCACTTTCGTCCTCATCTCTTTTCTCCCTAGTTTGCATGACGCAGAATGAGCAGGTCAATAGTATCAGTTGGTTTCAATGACTGGCGCAGTGACTAAATGGCTCTGGAGTTACAAGAAGCTTCATCAGCGTATTTGAAACACCATTTGACGACGAGGCAGTTCGGTACCAAATGCGGCCCAGTTACATCAAGACGACTGAGGAGAGAAAGAAATGGAGCAAGTTGAATAATAAAAACTCGGCCTTCTTTTTATCGACGACTACAATGTGTGAATTGCTATTACTTGTCGCCGACAGAGTGACGAGCCCGTATCAGTCACAGTTGCAAGGATCGATGCCACAGACGAGGCCGCAAAATAAATGGTTGAAAATCACAACGGCCATGGTCTAGATGGAAACCTGCTGTCTCATTTGTTGCTCAGCCTGAGAACAGCCTAGTATTCTCTGTGCATATCCTAAGCGAGGTAAGCAGCCGCGTCCGGCTGCGTGAGAGACGATACTTGGCACGGCGAGTTCACTTTGAGAGTTACTTGACACTTCGTTCTGGTGATGTGATACACTTCACCATGTCCATACTTTTTCATGTTCACCATGGTCAAGAGGAATTTTAAGGAAAAGCTCGGGGAGACGGGTAGGAGTGTTGTCGGACATACGAAAGCTGAAGATGACCAGCGGCACCTTGGTCCAGGATTGTAACGGCAACAGAAGGCACACCTtctggccgagatggcccCTCCTCGGTACTCTCAGGAACCCCGGCGAAGGCGATGAGCCGACGACTACTAGATGCGTATTACTTGCATTGTCACAACTTCACTTGTACTCAGTACAAAGTTCTCATCATTGACTGCGAACCGTGTGGTACCATCTTATCCAACATCCCCTTGGCCCATTACATTCACACATGCGCGTACATGCATAATACAGAAGGCAAACGACGACACGTCACATTACGAAAGAAGAAAATCCCGCAACGACCCCCGCAGCTACTATCTGTGTGCGTTGGCACTTTGGCCAAAGACGTGAAAGATCCCGTCCACTCGCCCCCCGATGGTCCATGACTCCATCATTCCGGATCGACGACCAATCACTTCCCTCCAATCCAACACATACAGCATATAATACATGGAACCCGCCCTGAGGTGCTATTCATGCAGCGCAACTCTATGCAGTGGTACACCATGTAGAGCAGCTGCGGAAATCTCGTGCTCATGTGCAATAGGTCTATCAGCTTGGGGAGTCTACCCAACGTGGGAGCACCGTTTGCAGATCTCGAGCATCGATCGTCGACAAGTCACAACCCCCTTCTGCCGTGTTCTCGTACCATCCCGTCATGAGACGATGAGGTTTGGTGCATTCCATAGCAGCTAGGGCTCTGCTTGCTGCG of the Drechmeria coniospora strain ARSEF 6962 chromosome 01, whole genome shotgun sequence genome contains:
- a CDS encoding malic acid transport protein, which encodes MSRAPVNTQEQHLVSMTAGGQKTKISGDTIEHDIEAGIPDAHTRQYPSAPTHPSFGLHGRDPRLSFSQRSLRITWGWFSVCMSTGVMAMLLSEQPYTFRGLVAIGTAFYLLNLVLFCTFFALVVARFVRKPRAFITSLHHPSESFFFGSVWVSIALIIYGMQVYGVPRTGPWLVHVLAILFWTYLTSATLVAIFQYHVIFHDERLTLTDAMPSWILPAYPLLMTGVLSAAIARSQTQHVGIHLIVAGIAGQGLGWILAFFIYTVYLTRLIHGSMPPASVRPGMYVSVGPAAYTCAGFLALGKMAKKHLPPDFLGVQESFAVGDVWFAISVPTALFLWLIAIWFSALSTLSIIRAARKMKFSLQWWAFVFPNAGLAIATIQVGNALESKGIKVAGSILTVLLVPLWILCACLHVRSIWTHQLLAPGKDVGVDDVNDTHDAKLERYRARKRDRVERQQAQGARKQIGRGALWARKWMSSPAPVEHGIAASENSMETTQGHV